A single window of Pyrus communis chromosome 10, drPyrComm1.1, whole genome shotgun sequence DNA harbors:
- the LOC137746670 gene encoding protein FD-like, whose protein sequence is MLSSNGSDQTNYNTTGTSSRSSSSSPSPVSQPSSFQTPQRTMEEVWKDINLASLTESTTQIRSSSSSSPLLHVNLPNGTHRHHPNCRNMTLQEFLAKPFAHDSPAAATALVSSAVSPPSPLPSSSLRPPRSGFIDHHQLNPNNLSSSVSNSFSGCPFESLAASSSGLPSFGNRSFTESDHSNSGGDGRHKRMIKNRESAARSRARKQAYTNELELKVALLMEENARLKRQQEHLIAAASQQPKRHNLNRTSTAPF, encoded by the exons ATGTTGTCATCAAATGGTAGTGACCAAACCAACTACAACACAACCGGTACTTCATCCAGGTCGTCCTCCTCATCCCCATCACCAGTTTCACAACCCTCCTCCTTCCAAACCCCACAAAGAACCATGGAAGAGGTTTGGAAAGACATCAATCTCGCCTCTCTCACTGAATCCACCACCCAAATCagatcctcctcctcctcctcaccgCTCCTTCACGTTAACCTCCCAAATGGGACCCACCGCCACCACCCAAACTGCAGAAATATGACCCTTCAAGAATTCCTTGCCAAACCCTTTGCCCATGACTCACCAGCTGCGGCCACCGCCTTGGTATCCTCCGCTGTCAGCCCTCCCTCTCCTCTTCCTTCGTCCTCCCTCAGGCCTCCGAGGTCCGGCTTCATTGATCATCATCAGCTAAACCCTAATAACCTTTCTAGCAGTGTTTCTAACTCTTTCAGTGGTTGCCCATTTGAGAGCTTGGCTGCTTCCTCCTCCGGCTTGCCTTCTTTTGGGAATAGATCGTTCACTGAATCTGATCACAGCAATTCCGGTGGAGATGGAAGACATAAGCGGATGATCAAGAACCGAGAGTCTGCTGCTCGATCTAGGGCAAGAAAGCAG GCTTACACAAATGAGTTGGAGCTGAAAGTTGCACTCTtgatggaagagaatgcaaggCTCAAAAGACAGCaagaacat TTAATTGCAGCAGCGTCTCAACAACCCAAAAGGCACAATCTCAATCGAACATCAACAGCTCCGTTTTGA